The candidate division WOR-3 bacterium genome has a window encoding:
- a CDS encoding LysM peptidoglycan-binding domain-containing protein produces MKRFILTILLVGSFSLIAQYKKHTVVKGECLWFIAEHYYNNPFLWPVIYEANKDSIADPHWIYPGEVFVIPNVPAEQEVTPPLKEGLVTELKGAKGKLIEEKRKAISTKKTPLELWKEEPVLFSVIKPETYAFTRKAALSAGFITTDHSLEKGEVEKILYGEAVLEGSPTTLGDKVQVNIGKSKGVEEDKLYTIFKWDKEIFGYGRIVRIKGILKIIEAGEKVSKARIIDSYEKIEVGDKIMDYIPPEIKAGKVKPTLQDLKGKIIAFKEDEDVVKPFSVAYIEPGKNKDVQLGDVFLIYREQGGRERDLIKPLGEIQIVNVQDKTASGYITSIMGNTDISTGDKVRLVGRIGGE; encoded by the coding sequence TTTAACTATCCTTTTGGTTGGAAGCTTTTCTTTGATTGCACAATATAAAAAACACACTGTAGTTAAAGGGGAATGTTTATGGTTTATTGCTGAACATTACTACAATAATCCATTTCTCTGGCCTGTAATATATGAAGCAAACAAAGATTCAATAGCAGATCCACACTGGATTTATCCTGGGGAAGTTTTTGTAATTCCAAATGTTCCTGCCGAACAAGAAGTAACACCTCCTCTGAAAGAAGGGTTAGTAACAGAATTAAAAGGGGCAAAAGGCAAATTAATCGAAGAAAAGAGAAAAGCAATTAGCACAAAAAAGACTCCTCTTGAGTTATGGAAAGAGGAACCTGTTCTTTTCTCGGTTATAAAACCTGAAACATATGCCTTTACAAGAAAGGCTGCTCTTTCTGCAGGCTTTATAACTACAGATCACAGTTTAGAAAAAGGAGAGGTAGAAAAGATTCTATATGGAGAAGCTGTACTTGAAGGCTCTCCAACTACTCTTGGAGACAAAGTTCAAGTAAATATTGGTAAATCTAAGGGAGTGGAAGAAGATAAGCTTTATACTATATTTAAATGGGACAAGGAGATTTTTGGATATGGAAGAATAGTAAGAATAAAAGGTATATTAAAAATAATTGAAGCAGGGGAGAAAGTATCAAAAGCAAGAATAATTGACTCTTATGAAAAAATAGAAGTGGGTGATAAGATCATGGATTATATTCCGCCTGAAATCAAAGCTGGGAAAGTTAAGCCTACACTTCAAGATTTAAAAGGAAAAATAATTGCTTTTAAAGAAGATGAAGACGTAGTAAAGCCCTTCTCCGTTGCTTATATTGAACCCGGAAAAAATAAAGACGTTCAACTTGGAGATGTTTTCCTCATCTACAGAGAACAAGGAGGAAGGGAAAGAGATTTAATTAAACCTCTTGGGGAGATTCAGATTGTCAACGTTCAAGATAAAACAGCCTCAGGATATATAACCTCTATTATGGGGAATACTGATATATCTACTGGGGATAAAGTAAGATTGGTTGGGAGAATTGGAGGAGAGTAA